The Panthera leo isolate Ple1 chromosome D4, P.leo_Ple1_pat1.1, whole genome shotgun sequence nucleotide sequence AGgataagtgtgtgtatgtgtctgtgaatgtgtgtatgtatccaCATGTCCCAAAAGTCTTTGTAGTAAAGTTTAAAGCTTTACTAACTTTAGAATTATAAATGTTACAAACTTAGAAAGTAACTTTCATACTTTAATTTATGAATTTTgaataattatcttattttttgtgtatatgtcCTTTTGAAAATGAGACAAAGCAAACACTAAAATTCATAAAACTAActgcaaaagaaatttaaattatgtgCTTGGGTTTATACAAGACAAGAACATTATATGGGAAACTAGAGTTGAGGACAgagaaaattccaaaagaaaatttcCCTGGGAAATAGCCAAAATTCTAGGGTCAACTTCAGATTTTCAAGGGTTGTAAAATTGGTGGGCCCTGAGTCAAGACCCCTAATGGACAAAGGGACCAGGTAATATCTGAGTTCTAGATGGAATGAATAGAAAATTGGCTAAGGTCTCTCTGACATGACAGTAGAGTTGGAAGGTGGAATCTAGAAGGCTCGGGAAAGTGCAGGGATCTGTGGGACTgaatgatgggggaggggtggtgctCTAGCCAGCTCCCCCATTCTCAGGAACCCTTTGTGACAAGGCTTTAGCTCTGTGATGCAGGCCTAGAGCTCTGTCCCCAAGTGAACTACCAGTGCTCAGTTTCCTGAGGACAACAGATTTCCAAAGATGgagaatttcttttctctgagaaGCACTGGTACCTCCTGGCTGAGCTCTGGTCCCACCTCCTGGGTGATTGATGCCATCTTTGCCTTCCTGTGTGGACTGGGGCTCTTCCTTCTGTTACTCCCTTGTTTTCAGAGTAATCCATCCTTATCACCAGctaagaaatatagaaatatcagGAAGGTAAGGAAACTTTAGCTAAACCCCAACAGggattatctctttttttttccttattcttataTCCACTTTTCTAAATCATCTAGAGAGTCTTGTGAGATGGGAAATCTCAGGAAAGAATAGAACATCATCCTTCTAGGGACTAGCTAGGCCAGACAAAGCTTAGAGTGGGCACAAGGGTTTCTATCCCAAGATCTCCAGACCCTAGGTCTCCTGGGCGAAGTCCCAGATTCAGTGACCAGTGAGTGAGGACTGTATACTGAGTTCATTGTCTGCAGAAGAACAGACTCCTAAACATTGTTTTACCAGCCACTTTCCCCTTCCTGTGGCAGGTGTCTCAGGTGAGCTCTTCCTCTGTGTTGGGCTGATCTGAAGGCAGTGCTGAACCTGAGAGCCTCTAAAGGGCTAGAGTGGGGGTCTGAACTCTGGAAACAGAGTCTTATCCAGTGGAGCATAGAAGgacctgtatgtgtgtgtgtgtgtgtgtgtgcatttcttgAGTAGAGGAatagtgatgaaagaaattcatagTGATCTCACATAGAAAATccatgtttacatttttcaaagaagaaaaactaaaaatattttattcattttaaagatgaataaaagaaagCCACAGAGCTCCATTATATGTAGAAATGTAGAAAGTCATATTATGAACACTGAGCATCTGTGAATCATCTAGAGAGAAGAGATAATTGAGTCCCAGCCCCTCATCTTTTCTCATAGCATCAAGTGGAGCTGAGGAGGAGGagcaagagtaagaaaaaaagtgGAGCTTTAAAAGGTAAGCTTATGCCATTTAGCCCTACATGTGCCAAGttattctccatctctcttgctcCTGAGGGTCTAATTCCATGGTCTCCAAGGATGCCAGGGGCAGAGACCATCCTTCAGGAAAAAGAGCCCTCAGAGAGGCTCTTGGTAAGGAGATCAGCTACTGTATATTTCCCAGATTCCATGCTTGGTAGGAAGTTGATAGAGGCTGAAATGGGTGTCAGCTGGCAGAGGTGTGTGGGCGGTAGTAGACCATTAATGCCTAGATCAAGAGGTGGAACCTCTGGGTTGATAAGTGGTTTAACTTCACTCAGATTCTTTTGTGAGGTGACCCCTGTCCTTTCTCCCCAACAAGGCAGTTGTGAGGGCTCTGGGGGGTAATGTAAGTGACAAAGTACTCCCCATAATAAACCTGGCCATCACTGTGAGGGATCATGTGGCTTTGAACAGTGATGCTTGGGCTCCATAGTCTAATCTCCCAACAGTCTCCCCCTAAAAGCTTAGCCTAAAAGCTCCCCCCTGCACTCAGCCTCCCCTAAAACACTTAGGGCCCTACTTTCACTACTGTAACCCAGCCTCCTTATTTCCAGCTTGCAGAAATTGCCTGAAAGAACTGGAGGGAGCTCGCAGTCTGATTTCACTTCTGCAAAGGTAAagaatttttccccttttcccccttttccttggTCCTCCTTTGTCCCAGAGTTTATGATTTGACCCCTGGTCCATAGGGAACCCTGGGAGGGGGAGCCACAGAAACAAAGTATGGATAAAGCTCTGGGGTAAGGAATAGCAGGAGCAATGTGAAATCAGTATGGAGACTGTGGAGGGCTGTAGGTTGCAGGTGTTATCCCTGCccagcctgccctgccctccttgcCCTGTCAGCTTCTAGCTGCAGCTTGTGCCTCCTGTCTCCTACAGCTGCCTGGGGAGGCTCCCTGACAAGGGTGGCTTTCATCAACTCTTATGTCAAGACATCCCTGGTGAGGTGTGCAAAGCAGTGCCTGCTGGAGCCCACCAGCCATGCAGGGAGCCTATGGATGATGCTGCTCCCACCATGTTCCTGTTGGCTACCCCAGTTCCTCTGACTCAGCGCCCTCTACTTCTTGGCTCAATGACCTCTTCAGTTTCTGTTCATTCCCACTCATCTCTGAGTGCCTCTTCGCCACCAGAGCCTTTCCTTCCCCTCAACAGCCTTTTGCCCCAGCCACTTgctctttcccctctgcctccatgTCCCCTTAATTCAGAGGCCTGCCCTCCACCTCTGAGAGCCTCCTCTGCCCCACAACCTCCAGACTCTATTCTGACTCTTCCTCAATGTGACTCCTTGGCATTCCCACCGAGCACCATTCCACAGAGGTCATCTCACACCCCTTGGTCAGCTTCTGCTGTTCCAGCCATCTCAGGCCTTGGCCACTCAAGTTGTCCCATTTCAGCCTTGTCATGGTGGCACACTGCTGCCAAAGCCCTGTGCCTCTCAACCTCATCAAATTATGAGTCTCAGCAAGAACACCTTTCCCACCACTCACCAGAGGCCTCATTCTGGGGAAACCCCACCAACAGACAGGTAGGAGTTGCTAGCCCCTCTTTGCTGAGCTCAGATAATCAGAAGCTCCTGGAAATACAAGTCACAAAGAGAGTCAAGGTcaagatttggaaagaaaaagaaaaagatgaatcaTATCCAAAACAAATGAGCCCAGACTACCACCTGAATTCTTTGGGGAATATGTTGAAGTCACTGAGTCCTGAACAGAACACAAGCCTACAACACTTCTGGAGtacaaaaggaaaaccagagcAGCTGCCTGGTCATCAGAAGCTCTCATATCCTAAGGTCTTGGGACACCATCTACAGCAGAAATATAACCAACTTTTCTGGGGTCTCCCCTCTCTACACAGCGAATCTCTGGTGGCTACTGCCTGGATCTCTGAGGGCTCTTCAGTGCCACagtcttcctctttcttattcAATGGAATCTCAAGTGCCTGCCCAACTCAAATGCAGGGTAAACTATCTCCACTGCTTTCTCAGTCCCAGCCCCCGTCCCAACTGGAGTTCCAATCTCAACCCTTGGTTTCATCTGTACCTCAATTTCAACCACCGTCTCTGGCTCAGATCCTGACCCAGGATCATCGCCAATCCTCTCTTCCAATCCTATCACCTTCGCCACCTCAGATTGAGGCCTGTGAAGTATCTTGCCCTATAGCCCAGGATAAGTCACAATTTCTCATCCCACCTGAGATTCAACATCCAGAATGGCCTTTGTTGCAGAAGCAACTAGAAAGTGGGTGGGCTTTATCCTCTGTAATCAAAAGATCTCAAGAAGTCTTTAGTGTCTTCACTTCCAATCTTCCTGAGGACAGTTGGGCagtctccctccttcctgagAACTTTCCAATCAGTGCTGAACTCCGTAAGCAACTGGAGCAACACCTACAAAAGTGGCTTATTGAACACCGGTGGGAGCTGCCCCGTAAGATCCAAGAGTCTCTGGAACTAAGGCAGCTTCAGGGTGAATTACCAGGGACATGTCAGGCAAAGGGCAAGCGTGGACCCTCACGTCCCTCTGCATGTGCAGGTAAAAGCAACAAGGATACACAGAAAGTGGAGTTCCAGCTAAGCCAGAGCATGGGCAAGGGCCTGGGGTATATTTTGGGGAAGGTCCCAAAAGATCTCTCCAGGGACTCAGAAAGCTCCCTAATGGGGTTTCAGGAAGTAAGCTCTGAAGAGTCAGAATGTGACTTGGGGTTGTCAATGAGTGACTCAGGGAGCGATTTGCTAAAGAGCTTAGATAAGAATCTAGAAAACATCCTGAAAGACCATTTGGGTAGGAAGTTGGGGAAGATCAGTGGGAGTTTGATCCCTGTGAGTGTGCACAAATCCTGGCTTGCAGTCAACCATGCTTTTCCGAAGTCCAACACTCACAAGGAAATCAGAAACCTAGGAATCTTGAAGTGTTGGGGACCATATGTGAACACCTCCCACAGGGTTTCCTTCCTCAATCCAGACATTCAAGAAGTGCTGGAAGCACATATTATAAGGTTTTGGGTGAGGCACAGGTGGGGTCTACCCCTCAAGGCTCTTAAGCCCATAAATCTATTTAAGTTGAAAAAGGTTCAACCTTTGCCCATTCTGCAGTTTGCCTTTAACCCCTCAGCCACCTGTGTGTCTGGAACTGCCTCAATAATCAAATTTGCTGAATCCCTGAGAAGAAGACCTTCTCAGGCATGTCTGGGAAAGAAAGTTGTAGCAGAAGAATCAGGTCTCACCCTGGAGAGGCCTCTCCTTGCCCCTTCACCTATGTATGGGGAAATCCAGAGGGCCCTGATAAGGACCCCATCTGATGACAACCAGGGGTCCTCAAAGGCCTCTCTGACTGGACAGGATAGCAGGCCACCTTCTCAGTCCTTCACACTCAACCTCATGGGCAGAACTCCGCAGAGTGATTCTGCAGAATGGGCTGAGAAGAGCAGCCTAGAGCTGAGTCCCAGTTCAGCAATGGCTGGGAATGAGCCAAGAGAGGAGAGTGAGGATTGGGCCTCACAAGACCCCTGCCATAGGGTAGCAATGCTGAAGATGAACTTAGGACCCCAATATCTTAGGTCTGAAAAGGctagggaggcaggggaggccaAGCCTCCTACTCTTCAGCCAAGACCCATCTTGGGAAC carries:
- the LOC122205399 gene encoding spermatogenesis-associated protein 31A6-like, with amino-acid sequence MENFFSLRSTGTSWLSSGPTSWVIDAIFAFLCGLGLFLLLLPCFQSNPSLSPAKKYRNIRKHQVELRRRSKSKKKSGALKACRNCLKELEGARSLISLLQSCLGRLPDKGGFHQLLCQDIPGEVCKAVPAGAHQPCREPMDDAAPTMFLLATPVPLTQRPLLLGSMTSSVSVHSHSSLSASSPPEPFLPLNSLLPQPLALSPLPPCPLNSEACPPPLRASSAPQPPDSILTLPQCDSLAFPPSTIPQRSSHTPWSASAVPAISGLGHSSCPISALSWWHTAAKALCLSTSSNYESQQEHLSHHSPEASFWGNPTNRQVGVASPSLLSSDNQKLLEIQVTKRVKVKIWKEKEKDESYPKQMSPDYHLNSLGNMLKSLSPEQNTSLQHFWSTKGKPEQLPGHQKLSYPKVLGHHLQQKYNQLFWGLPSLHSESLVATAWISEGSSVPQSSSFLFNGISSACPTQMQGKLSPLLSQSQPPSQLEFQSQPLVSSVPQFQPPSLAQILTQDHRQSSLPILSPSPPQIEACEVSCPIAQDKSQFLIPPEIQHPEWPLLQKQLESGWALSSVIKRSQEVFSVFTSNLPEDSWAVSLLPENFPISAELRKQLEQHLQKWLIEHRWELPRKIQESLELRQLQGELPGTCQAKGKRGPSRPSACAGKSNKDTQKVEFQLSQSMGKGLGYILGKVPKDLSRDSESSLMGFQEVSSEESECDLGLSMSDSGSDLLKSLDKNLENILKDHLGRKLGKISGSLIPVSVHKSWLAVNHAFPKSNTHKEIRNLGILKCWGPYVNTSHRVSFLNPDIQEVLEAHIIRFWVRHRWGLPLKALKPINLFKLKKVQPLPILQFAFNPSATCVSGTASIIKFAESLRRRPSQACLGKKVVAEESGLTLERPLLAPSPMYGEIQRALIRTPSDDNQGSSKASLTGQDSRPPSQSFTLNLMGRTPQSDSAEWAEKSSLELSPSSAMAGNEPREESEDWASQDPCHRVAMLKMNLGPQYLRSEKAREAGEAKPPTLQPRPILGTNVLTKPQTINAHMGGLDTSKKLSRMSAIQDPGESCLNTEVSEFESKLKIKPESQSQDCPTHVILAVDNLASQAPQCYPQTVPTGDKIASQMLYGLMANQKSCLRQQDPMNSGLQDSRKSQSKMTASTYKREDCRRPNSGKNKERFEELRTSQAESMSHLSSVRGIVDSVRNRCIQFLPEKKQGPPENLFRKRMRHFFQWIFPNRKVKGQNTMQKCKPIIASAESQGPVKSRSIMANETSEAQALMTAVGQILEEKMAIHHGLHGTKLNEHKQELQAPVCGCFCYHRVPFYPEHGRMSYTAHNHQDTSNGQSSSFKERQVKHRQSLKSVRFEDEQLDPRHLPSLPPKKTLSPVSPCQYRPRMPGAPGYHQHCPRHCLLQASLFGRS